Proteins found in one Pontibacter sp. SGAir0037 genomic segment:
- a CDS encoding RDD family protein translates to MDTIKVRTTQNVEVEYQVASIGDRVLAHIIDYAIFFGWGIIASAIVVGLQSITYSPIVFFLLFLPVVFYDPVCEIFLNGQSIGKKARDIKVIKLSGEAPTVVDYLLRWLFRLVDTLLSSGIIAVVTVAATGSGQRLGDLAAGTAVIRTKPVTRQHYVRVKVEENHVRTFEEVSLLTDKDVALIRKLLYKALKYQNQALLDKLADRTKEVMGVQTTLDNATFLKTVIKDYYHQSLELEATV, encoded by the coding sequence ATGGATACGATTAAAGTCAGAACAACCCAGAATGTGGAGGTGGAGTACCAGGTGGCGAGCATAGGGGACAGGGTGCTGGCACATATAATCGATTATGCTATTTTTTTCGGCTGGGGTATTATTGCTTCTGCTATCGTGGTGGGTTTGCAATCCATTACATATTCTCCCATTGTGTTTTTCCTGCTTTTCCTGCCTGTTGTGTTTTATGATCCGGTTTGTGAGATTTTTCTGAACGGCCAGAGTATAGGAAAGAAGGCGCGTGATATTAAAGTGATCAAACTTTCGGGAGAGGCACCCACTGTTGTGGATTACCTGTTACGCTGGCTTTTCAGATTAGTGGATACTCTGCTTTCTTCCGGGATTATTGCTGTTGTTACGGTGGCCGCTACCGGCAGCGGGCAAAGGCTCGGCGACCTGGCAGCGGGCACTGCTGTTATTCGTACAAAACCTGTTACCAGGCAGCATTATGTGCGGGTTAAGGTCGAAGAAAACCATGTCCGCACTTTTGAGGAGGTAAGCCTGCTCACCGACAAAGACGTTGCCCTTATCCGGAAGTTACTGTACAAGGCACTAAAGTATCAGAACCAGGCCTTGCTGGATAAACTGGCTGATCGAACCAAAGAGGTTATGGGGGTGCAGACTACTTTGGATAACGCCACCTTTCTGAAAACGGTGATAAAAGATTATTACCACCAATCGCTGGAGCTGGAAGCAACTGTATAG
- a CDS encoding stage II sporulation protein M — MREAAFIKQNRPKWKLYETDITSNPDILAERFIELTDDLSYARTFYPESEMTAYLNNLTGKFHQAIYKNKKEKGNRFAEFWKYRLPFLVAQHHRQLLYAFLIFAVACFIGALSAALDDTFVRLILGDEYVNRTLAYIESGDPMAVYKQSGETEMFLMITFNNIKVAFLAFVFGVFFSIGTFWVIFQNGIMLGAFQYFFYKQGLLLTSVLTIWIHGTLEISAIILAGCAGFVMGNSLLFPKTYSRLTSFKKGARNGLKIVVGLVPIFITAGFLEGFVTRHTEMPMPLSIGIILISAVFILYYFIIYPRLLLNRNSHAETDH; from the coding sequence GTGCGGGAAGCAGCTTTTATAAAACAAAACCGGCCAAAGTGGAAGTTATACGAGACTGATATAACTTCTAATCCCGATATACTGGCTGAGAGGTTTATCGAACTTACCGATGATCTTTCCTATGCCCGCACCTTTTACCCTGAGTCCGAAATGACAGCTTACCTGAACAACCTGACAGGTAAATTTCACCAGGCCATCTACAAAAACAAAAAAGAGAAAGGAAACCGCTTTGCGGAGTTCTGGAAGTACCGCCTGCCCTTTTTGGTAGCCCAACATCACCGCCAGTTGCTTTACGCTTTCCTGATTTTTGCAGTCGCCTGTTTTATAGGTGCTCTTTCCGCAGCGCTAGACGATACGTTTGTGCGCCTGATCCTGGGAGATGAGTATGTAAACCGCACCCTCGCCTACATCGAAAGCGGCGACCCGATGGCTGTGTACAAGCAGTCCGGTGAAACAGAAATGTTCCTGATGATAACCTTCAACAATATTAAGGTGGCTTTTCTTGCCTTTGTATTCGGAGTCTTTTTTTCGATAGGCACCTTTTGGGTAATTTTTCAGAATGGCATTATGCTGGGTGCTTTCCAGTATTTCTTTTACAAGCAGGGCTTGCTGCTAACCTCTGTGCTTACCATCTGGATACACGGCACACTCGAAATATCGGCCATTATACTGGCAGGTTGTGCCGGTTTTGTGATGGGTAACAGCCTCCTGTTTCCGAAAACCTACTCCCGCCTTACTTCCTTTAAAAAGGGAGCCAGAAACGGGTTAAAAATAGTGGTAGGCCTGGTCCCCATTTTCATTACTGCAGGCTTTCTGGAAGGCTTTGTTACCAGACATACCGAAATGCCTATGCCCCTGAGTATAGGAATCATTCTTATTTCTGCAGTTTTTATTCTATATTACTTTATCATATACCCTCGCCTTTTGCTTAACAGAAATTCTCATGCGGAAACAGATCATTAA
- a CDS encoding DUF4129 domain-containing protein, whose translation MKAIISRPGFFALILMLHLLFGACGHAYAAVQAKEIPSDNSPIEVRYPAAEKLQAFRNDSDFQYKVLQPPPVSFWDKIKARINHFLRRLFGNEKMGPYWKYLGYAFALGITVFVVLKLLKVDFTGLFGKSGNPMQVPYEAYQENIHEMDFEGMLAEAIQQQDYRRAIRLYYLQSLKTLTDSTFIHWTPGKTNRSYLAEIENRQVQKEFGKVTNLFEYVWYGGSAITNQHFEHSRQTFADFHHLIRQHTS comes from the coding sequence ATGAAGGCGATTATTAGCAGGCCCGGTTTCTTTGCCCTGATACTGATGCTGCATCTCCTGTTCGGAGCATGCGGGCATGCGTATGCCGCTGTGCAGGCAAAAGAAATCCCCTCTGATAATTCTCCCATAGAAGTTCGCTATCCCGCAGCAGAAAAGCTTCAAGCGTTCAGGAACGATAGCGACTTTCAGTACAAAGTGCTGCAGCCCCCCCCGGTTTCGTTCTGGGATAAGATTAAAGCCAGGATCAACCATTTTTTGAGGCGCTTGTTTGGAAATGAGAAAATGGGCCCTTACTGGAAATACCTGGGATATGCCTTTGCACTTGGCATTACGGTTTTTGTCGTGCTGAAACTGTTAAAAGTAGATTTTACGGGGCTGTTTGGCAAAAGCGGAAATCCGATGCAGGTGCCTTACGAAGCATACCAGGAAAATATACACGAAATGGATTTTGAGGGAATGCTGGCTGAGGCTATCCAGCAGCAGGACTATAGAAGGGCCATCCGGTTATACTACCTGCAAAGCCTTAAAACCCTTACCGACAGCACTTTTATACACTGGACACCTGGCAAAACAAACCGTAGCTATTTAGCGGAGATAGAGAACAGACAGGTTCAGAAAGAGTTTGGCAAAGTAACAAACCTCTTCGAGTATGTGTGGTATGGCGGATCTGCCATCACAAACCAGCACTTTGAGCATTCGCGCCAGACTTTTGCAGATTTCCATCACCTTATCCGGCAGCACACATCATGA
- a CDS encoding DUF4350 domain-containing protein, which produces MKGYKKYLFMLGLLFAAFVAVEYFRPKPVDWSHTFASKDKIPYGTYITYHLLQDIFKGQSVSASRLPVLNQLELNPDFKGSYIFINHSFEADSLNLNAMLDFVQQGNQVFIAAEYFSENLEDTLGFSTDYLEYNKASDTLHVQFTNASLKAPAFKFPNDALESYFVIDSLQNQLALGKMSSGELNFIKIPFGRGAFYLSSVPLAFTNLYLLDKSQTAYAAIAFSHLPVQPVLWDEYQKIGSFDNTSVIRVLVSHEALGWAYYIALFAIVLYVLFESKRTQRIIPVQEPPQNTTLEFVQVIGNLYFNHKNHKTIAEKKINFFLEHLRSHYYENAHQQDEELQERIASKSGADISLVQAIFEKIHHIRTSDTITEHRLLDLNKQLEEFYNQTSVKPMATRSH; this is translated from the coding sequence ATGAAAGGCTATAAAAAATACCTGTTTATGCTGGGGCTGTTGTTTGCCGCTTTCGTGGCTGTAGAATATTTCAGGCCGAAACCAGTTGACTGGAGCCACACCTTTGCCAGCAAAGATAAAATTCCGTACGGCACATACATTACGTACCACCTGCTGCAGGACATATTTAAAGGCCAGTCGGTTTCAGCCAGCCGATTGCCTGTCCTCAACCAGTTGGAGTTAAACCCTGACTTTAAGGGCAGCTATATTTTTATTAACCATTCGTTCGAAGCTGATAGTTTAAATCTGAATGCCATGCTGGATTTTGTGCAGCAAGGAAATCAGGTATTTATAGCAGCAGAGTACTTTTCCGAAAACCTGGAAGACACCCTCGGCTTCTCAACGGACTACCTGGAGTACAACAAAGCTTCGGATACACTGCATGTGCAGTTTACAAATGCCAGCTTAAAGGCTCCCGCTTTTAAATTTCCCAACGATGCCCTGGAAAGCTATTTTGTGATTGACAGCCTCCAAAACCAGCTCGCACTCGGGAAAATGTCTTCAGGCGAACTTAACTTTATCAAGATCCCTTTTGGCCGGGGTGCTTTTTACCTCAGCTCTGTGCCTCTGGCCTTCACGAACTTATATTTGCTCGACAAAAGCCAGACCGCCTATGCCGCCATTGCCTTCTCTCATTTACCTGTTCAGCCTGTGCTCTGGGATGAGTACCAGAAAATAGGCAGTTTCGACAATACTTCTGTTATCAGGGTGCTGGTAAGCCACGAAGCGCTTGGTTGGGCATACTATATAGCCCTGTTTGCGATAGTACTGTATGTTCTTTTCGAAAGCAAACGCACGCAACGCATTATTCCGGTGCAGGAGCCACCCCAAAACACTACGCTGGAATTTGTGCAGGTAATCGGAAATTTATATTTTAACCATAAGAACCATAAAACCATTGCCGAAAAAAAGATTAACTTCTTCCTGGAGCATCTCCGCAGCCACTACTATGAAAATGCTCATCAGCAAGATGAAGAGTTACAGGAAAGGATAGCTTCCAAATCCGGAGCTGACATAAGCCTGGTGCAGGCAATCTTTGAGAAAATACACCATATCAGAACCAGCGATACCATTACAGAACACCGGTTGCTGGACCTGAACAAGCAGTTAGAAGAATTCTACAACCAAACCAGCGTGAAGCCAATGGCGACCCGCTCACATTAA
- a CDS encoding MoxR family ATPase → MEEALEGLETQTDFSALHEAVEGIQTELRKVIVGQQQFIDLLLVALLSDGHVLIEGLPGIAKTLTAKMLARTVDVDFNRIQFTPDLMPSDVLGTSVFHPGSASFEYKKGPIFSNLVLIDEINRAPAKTQASLFEVMEEQHITHDGVLYPMSSPFMVLATQNPIEQEGTYRLPEAQLDRFMFKILVEYPTLEQELAILTIHHTEKNRKEELENVKAVLTAEQVASLRVQVKGVHVEANLLEYMVQLVGQTRANKSLYLGASPRASIALLNSSKALAAIRGRGFVTPEDIQELAPAVLRHRILLTPEKEMEGITTDEVIKQIIQKTEVPR, encoded by the coding sequence ATGGAAGAAGCACTAGAAGGACTTGAAACACAAACTGATTTTTCGGCTTTACATGAAGCAGTTGAAGGAATACAAACAGAACTCAGGAAAGTAATTGTAGGGCAGCAGCAATTTATAGACCTGCTCCTGGTGGCCCTGCTCTCCGACGGACACGTGCTGATAGAGGGGCTGCCTGGCATTGCTAAAACACTTACGGCTAAAATGCTGGCCCGCACCGTAGATGTAGATTTTAACCGTATTCAGTTCACTCCCGACCTGATGCCTTCCGATGTACTGGGTACTTCTGTTTTCCACCCAGGCTCCGCCTCCTTTGAGTATAAAAAAGGTCCGATCTTTTCGAACCTGGTGCTGATAGACGAGATAAACCGTGCCCCTGCCAAAACACAGGCTTCGCTGTTTGAGGTTATGGAAGAGCAGCACATCACCCACGACGGTGTATTGTACCCGATGAGCTCTCCGTTTATGGTACTGGCCACACAAAATCCCATTGAGCAGGAAGGCACCTATCGGCTGCCGGAAGCACAGCTCGACCGCTTTATGTTTAAGATACTGGTTGAATACCCTACGCTGGAGCAGGAACTGGCCATCCTTACAATTCATCACACCGAAAAAAACAGGAAGGAAGAGCTCGAAAATGTGAAAGCCGTTTTAACGGCAGAACAGGTTGCATCGCTCAGAGTACAGGTAAAAGGTGTTCACGTAGAAGCCAACCTGCTGGAGTATATGGTGCAATTGGTCGGGCAAACACGGGCCAATAAGTCGTTGTACCTCGGTGCATCGCCCCGTGCCTCTATAGCTTTGCTGAACAGCTCCAAAGCGCTGGCAGCCATAAGGGGCAGAGGATTTGTAACGCCGGAAGATATACAGGAACTTGCCCCGGCAGTATTGCGCCACCGGATCCTGCTCACACCGGAAAAGGAAATGGAAGGCATCACGACTGATGAGGTGATCAAGCAAATTATTCAGAAAACAGAAGTACCGCGCTAG